A single window of Granulicella cerasi DNA harbors:
- a CDS encoding 2Fe-2S iron-sulfur cluster-binding protein, with product MSNEAKSLSEVDLTQPPAADMVRVVFQPEGKVVEFKFGTLPYDGHGQPMSLLDVAENYEIFLDHACGGVSACTTCHLHVRKGMEGMSEAEDIELDRLDMAPGLELNSRLGCQCVIEKPGDYVVEIPSWNKNYVQEGKPAAGVK from the coding sequence ATGTCCAACGAAGCCAAGTCCCTCTCCGAAGTCGATCTCACGCAGCCGCCCGCAGCCGATATGGTGCGCGTCGTTTTTCAGCCCGAAGGCAAGGTGGTTGAGTTCAAGTTCGGCACGCTGCCCTACGATGGCCACGGCCAGCCGATGAGCCTGCTCGATGTGGCAGAGAACTACGAGATCTTCCTCGACCATGCGTGCGGCGGTGTGTCGGCCTGCACGACGTGCCACCTGCATGTGCGCAAGGGCATGGAAGGCATGAGCGAGGCCGAAGACATTGAGCTCGATCGCCTCGACATGGCGCCGGGCCTTGAGCTGAACTCGCGCCTCGGCTGCCAGTGCGTCATCGAGAAGCCGGGCGACTATGTTGTCGAGATTCCGAGCTGGAACAAGAACTATGTGCAGGAAGGCAAGCCTGCTGCTGGAGTGAAGTAG
- a CDS encoding GNAT family N-acetyltransferase, translating to MAHAVHIERLVAMSDEAFALLNEYYEAIQVVVRDTRTSLDALLADERSAVWLARVDGAAVGCVVLRPLPALGNACECKRLYVRGAARGMRVATLLMDALETFARAAGYSAVYLDSKDDLKPAIALYESRGYEPCERYNDNPQATVFLRKSLA from the coding sequence ATGGCTCATGCAGTACACATCGAACGCCTCGTCGCCATGAGTGACGAGGCGTTCGCGCTTTTGAATGAGTATTACGAGGCGATCCAGGTCGTGGTGCGCGATACACGCACGTCATTGGACGCGCTGCTCGCCGATGAACGCAGCGCGGTGTGGCTTGCGCGCGTCGATGGCGCGGCGGTGGGTTGCGTGGTATTGCGTCCGCTGCCTGCGTTGGGGAATGCGTGCGAGTGCAAGCGGCTCTATGTGCGCGGTGCCGCTCGCGGTATGCGCGTGGCGACGTTGCTCATGGACGCGTTGGAGACGTTTGCTCGCGCTGCTGGATATAGCGCGGTGTATCTCGACAGCAAGGATGATCTGAAGCCTGCGATTGCGCTCTACGAGTCGCGTGGCTATGAGCCCTGTGAGCGTTACAACGACAATCCGCAGGCCACGGTCTTTCTGCGCAAGTCGCTGGCGTGA
- the bla gene encoding subclass B3 metallo-beta-lactamase yields the protein MLRRLVLCLLLLPALPCAFAATKPEWTHQLAPFQIADNLYYVGSEDLAAFLVVTPKGNILINANLVSSPPQIRASVEKLGFRWADTKILLNGQAHFDHMAGAAQVLRETHAKNMVMDADVPVIEGGGKGDFLEPTGSVEYFPPAPVDRVLHDGDTVTLGGVTLTAHKTPGHTRGCTTWTFRVHLKGEPAGKLRNVVIVGGTSFWSDFHFTAKPGVAESYPGIAKDFQHTFDVLHALPCDVFLGEHGRYFDLTAKFAKLKREPQLGEQVWIDPAGYKAFVDESEVTFHKALAKGQ from the coding sequence ATGTTGCGTCGACTTGTTCTCTGCCTGTTGCTCCTTCCGGCGTTGCCCTGCGCCTTTGCCGCCACCAAGCCGGAGTGGACGCATCAGCTTGCGCCGTTTCAGATCGCCGACAACCTTTACTACGTTGGCAGCGAAGACCTCGCGGCATTTCTTGTCGTCACGCCGAAGGGCAACATCCTCATCAACGCGAACCTCGTGTCGTCGCCGCCGCAGATTCGCGCGAGCGTGGAGAAGCTTGGCTTTCGCTGGGCGGACACGAAGATTCTGCTGAACGGGCAGGCGCACTTCGATCACATGGCCGGGGCCGCGCAGGTGTTGCGCGAGACCCACGCGAAGAACATGGTGATGGACGCGGACGTGCCGGTCATCGAAGGTGGCGGCAAGGGCGATTTTCTGGAGCCGACTGGCTCGGTGGAGTACTTCCCGCCCGCGCCTGTGGACCGCGTGTTGCATGACGGCGACACAGTGACGCTCGGCGGAGTGACGCTGACTGCGCACAAAACGCCCGGCCACACGCGCGGATGCACGACATGGACCTTCCGCGTACATCTCAAAGGCGAACCCGCGGGCAAGCTGCGCAACGTTGTGATCGTGGGCGGCACGAGCTTCTGGTCGGACTTTCACTTCACCGCGAAGCCGGGTGTCGCGGAGTCCTACCCTGGCATCGCGAAAGACTTTCAGCACACCTTCGACGTGCTGCACGCGCTGCCCTGCGATGTGTTTCTCGGCGAGCATGGCCGGTACTTTGACCTCACCGCAAAGTTCGCGAAGTTGAAGCGCGAACCGCAGCTTGGTGAGCAGGTGTGGATTGACCCTGCGGGATATAAGGCGTTTGTGGACGAGAGCGAAGTGACCTTCCACAAAGCGTTGGCGAAGGGCCAGTAG
- a CDS encoding D-alanine--D-alanine ligase family protein, which translates to MATKKKLRVGILFGGRSGEHEVSLRSARSILSAIDRKKYDVVELGITKEGRWLQGGQAQRLLGTPVTVKGAGAGSSLVSAASKPGVETGLDVVFPVLHGTFGEDGTIQGLFELAGTAYVGSGVLGSSVGMDKDAMKRMFVAAGLPVTPWVTLLRSEWKASPKKCIKLIEESLEYPLFVKPANLGSSVGISKVKSRADLTAAMDEAASFDRKIVIEQGVGGAGVKPRELEVAVLGNDAPEASVVGEIVPAKEFYDYEAKYELSGPDESVSHIPAKLSKAEAKRIRQMSIDAFRACDLAGLARVDFLMAPRQDGEGNEIVLNEVNTLPGFTSISMYPKLWEASGLPYRQLIDRLIELALERAEERRQTRFEK; encoded by the coding sequence ATGGCAACGAAGAAGAAACTCCGCGTAGGCATTTTGTTTGGCGGCCGCAGCGGCGAGCATGAAGTCTCGCTGCGTTCGGCGCGCTCGATCCTCTCCGCAATCGATCGCAAGAAGTACGATGTGGTCGAACTCGGCATCACCAAAGAGGGCCGCTGGCTGCAGGGCGGACAGGCGCAGCGCCTGCTCGGCACGCCTGTCACGGTGAAGGGCGCGGGAGCGGGTTCGTCGCTGGTGAGCGCAGCTTCCAAGCCCGGCGTGGAGACGGGCCTCGACGTGGTCTTCCCGGTACTGCATGGCACGTTTGGCGAGGACGGAACGATCCAGGGACTCTTCGAGCTCGCTGGCACAGCCTACGTGGGCTCCGGCGTGCTCGGCTCGTCGGTTGGCATGGATAAGGACGCGATGAAGCGCATGTTCGTGGCCGCAGGCTTGCCGGTAACGCCGTGGGTCACGCTGCTGCGTTCGGAGTGGAAGGCCAGCCCGAAGAAATGCATCAAGCTCATCGAGGAGTCGCTGGAGTACCCGCTCTTCGTGAAGCCCGCGAACCTCGGTTCGTCGGTAGGCATCAGCAAGGTGAAGTCGCGCGCCGACCTCACCGCGGCGATGGACGAGGCCGCAAGCTTTGACCGCAAGATCGTCATCGAGCAGGGCGTGGGTGGCGCTGGCGTGAAGCCACGCGAGTTGGAAGTGGCGGTGCTCGGCAATGATGCGCCGGAAGCTTCGGTGGTCGGCGAGATCGTGCCTGCCAAGGAGTTCTACGACTACGAAGCGAAGTACGAACTCAGCGGACCGGACGAGAGCGTGAGCCACATCCCGGCGAAGCTCTCGAAGGCCGAGGCCAAGCGCATCCGCCAGATGTCGATCGATGCTTTCCGCGCCTGCGACCTCGCGGGCCTCGCACGCGTGGACTTCCTGATGGCTCCGCGCCAGGACGGCGAAGGCAACGAGATCGTGCTGAACGAAGTGAATACGCTGCCCGGCTTCACGTCGATCAGCATGTACCCGAAGTTGTGGGAGGCGAGCGGCCTTCCGTACAGGCAGCTCATCGATCGCCTGATTGAGCTCGCGCTCGAGCGTGCCGAAGAACGCAGGCAGACACGCTTCGAGAAGTAG
- a CDS encoding NHL repeat-containing protein — protein sequence MRIASVLSSRVTAAVAASCVLLLAGCSNDSPPVGGNGTTVTGTPLVSGGAATAYTLNYPSNVNVTQQVNVPIGSAAATALSLPTGFVADAIAFDPNTGVEYVAGALYTTSSTTGATVVTPEVLVFPANSTSFATPTTTILGVVGSTTYFDEPYAAAVDKNGQLYVLSDYGVNVYATPSTATSATVPAATIYGTNTGITSPVALTVDSAGSIYVANGDTSTTGSVRIFAAASNGNVTPLRTITYSSGSIMGVAVDSSLNLWAAEEALTSSGASNVQLALYPAGATGAATPTKTITGAATGLTYAGMIATDKVNNVYALNYNFTRGTFQVLGFAPSVSGNVAPGFTTTVGALTNPSTFITVR from the coding sequence ATGCGAATCGCCTCGGTCCTCTCGTCCCGTGTTACAGCGGCTGTTGCCGCGTCTTGTGTCCTGCTGCTCGCAGGCTGCTCGAACGATAGTCCGCCCGTGGGCGGCAACGGAACCACCGTCACAGGAACGCCGCTCGTCAGTGGTGGCGCGGCCACGGCCTATACGCTGAACTATCCGAGCAACGTCAATGTGACCCAGCAGGTGAACGTGCCGATCGGTTCTGCGGCGGCGACCGCGCTGTCATTGCCTACGGGTTTTGTGGCCGATGCGATCGCCTTCGATCCGAACACCGGTGTCGAGTACGTGGCCGGCGCGCTTTATACGACGAGTTCTACGACAGGCGCCACGGTAGTCACGCCAGAGGTGCTGGTCTTCCCCGCGAACTCGACGAGCTTTGCGACGCCGACCACGACGATTCTGGGTGTGGTGGGTTCTACGACGTACTTCGATGAGCCTTATGCCGCAGCGGTCGACAAGAACGGCCAGCTCTATGTGCTGAGCGATTACGGCGTGAACGTCTACGCCACGCCTTCGACCGCCACCAGCGCCACCGTGCCTGCGGCGACGATCTACGGCACGAACACTGGCATCACCAGCCCGGTCGCGCTCACCGTGGACTCTGCGGGAAGCATCTATGTGGCGAACGGCGACACCAGCACAACGGGTTCGGTGCGCATCTTCGCGGCTGCGTCGAACGGCAACGTAACGCCGCTGCGGACGATCACCTACTCCAGCGGTTCGATCATGGGCGTGGCGGTGGATTCCAGCTTGAACCTGTGGGCGGCGGAGGAAGCGTTGACGAGCAGTGGAGCCTCCAACGTGCAGCTTGCGTTGTACCCGGCCGGCGCAACCGGCGCGGCAACACCGACGAAGACGATCACGGGGGCGGCGACCGGGCTCACCTACGCGGGCATGATTGCTACCGACAAGGTCAATAACGTCTACGCGCTGAATTACAACTTCACGCGCGGCACCTTCCAGGTGCTGGGCTTTGCCCCGAGCGTCAGCGGCAATGTCGCACCGGGCTTCACGACGACAGTCGGTGCGCTGACGAATCCGTCTACGTTCATCACGGTGCGCTAG
- the hscA gene encoding Fe-S protein assembly chaperone HscA codes for MAENTHRVVGIDLGTTNSLVAIMQGGAPVVIPGEDGSAIVPSVVAFDQETHTGFAVGNAARDMLLTQPANAVYSAKRLMGRDLADVEPELKLFPFKLAEGLQAGEVLKLNVGGLTLTPPEISAYVLLQLKKNAERFLGGEVTKAVITVPAYFNDAQRQATKDAGRIAGLEVLRLVNEPTAAALAYGLDKNADGTSREGTIAVYDFGGGTFDISILKLRDGIFEVITTGGDTHLGGDDIDNLLLAVAIDDIRGDLGVEITKDPAAMQSLRKAVIDAKIALSANDSARLAVEVEGKLYAREISRAQFEQLIASVIERTAGPVKQALKDAALTPEDIDEVVMVGGSTRIPAVRALVSGIFNLEARGRKLHTELNPDEVVALGAAVQAQILSGTDHVATNELLLLDVTPLSLGIEALGGVVAKIIQRNSTIPASATEHFTTGVDGQTNVAIHVLQGERELAKDCRSLARFDLKGIPPMVAGLPRIEVKFLIDANGILHVSAKEQRSGTQAQVEVKPTYGLTDEQVETMILDSFDNAEADITARQVIEARNEAQTILEATKKARQQPVWQQLTSVEHEAIASAISEVEASLKDEDHKVIRNAIAQLDKHTRRLAELMMDSAVTGALGGKNMATADEGLGGDIGAPTTAPHAFAPAQIDDKK; via the coding sequence TTGGCAGAAAACACACATCGCGTCGTCGGCATAGACCTGGGCACCACGAACTCGCTCGTTGCGATCATGCAAGGCGGCGCGCCGGTGGTTATCCCCGGCGAAGATGGCTCGGCGATTGTGCCGAGCGTCGTGGCGTTCGATCAGGAGACGCACACGGGCTTTGCTGTGGGCAACGCGGCGCGCGATATGCTGCTCACCCAGCCCGCAAACGCCGTGTACTCGGCCAAGCGTTTGATGGGCCGCGATCTCGCGGATGTGGAGCCGGAGTTGAAGCTCTTCCCCTTCAAGCTTGCGGAAGGTCTGCAGGCGGGCGAGGTGTTGAAGCTCAACGTCGGCGGACTCACGCTGACGCCGCCGGAGATTTCGGCCTACGTGCTGCTGCAGTTGAAGAAGAACGCCGAGCGTTTTCTTGGCGGTGAAGTGACGAAGGCGGTCATCACCGTGCCGGCGTACTTCAACGATGCGCAGCGTCAGGCGACGAAGGACGCGGGCCGCATCGCGGGGCTTGAGGTGCTTCGTCTTGTGAACGAGCCGACGGCTGCGGCGCTCGCGTATGGCCTCGACAAGAACGCCGATGGCACTTCGCGCGAAGGCACGATCGCCGTGTATGACTTCGGCGGCGGCACGTTTGATATTTCGATCCTCAAGCTGCGCGATGGCATCTTCGAGGTGATCACGACCGGTGGCGACACGCACCTGGGCGGCGACGACATCGACAACCTGCTGCTCGCGGTGGCGATTGATGACATTCGCGGTGACCTTGGCGTAGAGATCACAAAGGACCCTGCGGCGATGCAGTCGCTGCGCAAGGCCGTGATCGACGCGAAGATTGCGCTGAGCGCGAACGACTCGGCGCGCCTCGCGGTTGAGGTGGAAGGCAAGCTTTATGCGCGTGAGATTTCGCGGGCGCAGTTCGAGCAGCTGATCGCCTCGGTGATCGAGCGCACGGCTGGTCCGGTGAAGCAGGCGTTGAAGGACGCCGCGCTCACGCCGGAGGACATCGACGAAGTGGTGATGGTCGGCGGCTCGACGCGCATCCCTGCGGTGCGTGCGCTGGTCAGCGGCATCTTCAACCTTGAAGCGCGTGGCCGCAAGCTGCATACCGAGTTGAATCCGGATGAAGTCGTGGCGCTGGGCGCGGCGGTGCAGGCGCAGATTCTTTCCGGCACGGACCACGTGGCGACGAACGAGTTGTTGCTGCTTGACGTGACCCCGCTTTCGCTGGGTATCGAAGCCCTGGGTGGTGTTGTCGCCAAGATCATTCAGCGCAACTCGACGATTCCGGCGAGTGCGACCGAGCACTTCACCACGGGCGTCGATGGACAGACAAACGTGGCGATCCATGTGCTGCAGGGCGAGCGCGAACTGGCGAAGGATTGCCGCTCGCTGGCACGCTTCGATCTGAAGGGCATTCCGCCGATGGTGGCAGGCCTGCCTCGCATCGAGGTGAAGTTCCTGATCGACGCGAACGGCATCTTGCATGTGAGCGCGAAGGAACAGCGCAGCGGCACGCAGGCGCAGGTCGAGGTGAAGCCGACCTACGGCCTCACCGACGAGCAGGTGGAGACGATGATTCTCGACTCGTTCGACAACGCCGAGGCGGACATCACGGCGCGCCAGGTGATTGAGGCGCGTAACGAGGCGCAGACGATTCTGGAAGCGACGAAGAAGGCCAGGCAGCAGCCGGTTTGGCAGCAGCTTACCTCGGTGGAACATGAGGCGATTGCGTCAGCGATCTCCGAGGTGGAAGCTTCGCTGAAGGATGAAGACCACAAGGTGATTCGCAATGCGATCGCGCAGCTGGACAAGCACACGCGCAGGCTCGCCGAGTTGATGATGGACTCTGCCGTGACCGGCGCGCTGGGTGGCAAGAACATGGCGACGGCGGACGAAGGTTTGGGTGGCGACATCGGTGCTCCGACGACCGCGCCGCACGCGTTTGCGCCTGCGCAGATTGACGATAAGAAGTAA
- a CDS encoding carboxypeptidase-like regulatory domain-containing protein, with protein sequence MLPAATLRGKVVDPTGAVLGDALVVLLSKDGRKFEARTGPDGTFQAYADIGEYDLHVSMPGFSEQELLHVKLKHGRQSLQHNLKVPVGTLGFMVVVTDPLQADTTDGKPSTRRVTK encoded by the coding sequence ATGCTTCCAGCCGCCACGCTCCGTGGCAAGGTCGTAGACCCGACCGGCGCCGTCCTTGGCGATGCGCTCGTTGTGTTGCTCTCCAAGGACGGCAGAAAGTTCGAAGCAAGAACAGGGCCCGACGGAACGTTTCAGGCATACGCGGATATCGGCGAATATGACCTGCATGTTTCTATGCCCGGCTTTTCGGAGCAGGAGCTTCTTCATGTGAAGTTAAAGCACGGGCGCCAGTCTTTGCAGCACAATCTTAAGGTTCCGGTCGGCACTCTCGGATTCATGGTCGTTGTCACCGATCCGTTGCAGGCAGACACGACAGATGGCAAGCCCTCAACTCGAAGAGTTACGAAGTAA
- the ychF gene encoding redox-regulated ATPase YchF: MPLNCGIVGLPNVGKSTIFNALTSAEAQAANYPFCTIDPNVGIVPVPDTRMDRIVSMVKPNSIVPTTMEFVDIAGIVEGASKGEGLGNQFLSHIRQTDAILHVVRCFADDEIIHVAGGVNPLHDIDVINTELLLADLESVEKRLVKAEKAAKPANAPTSAKLEFETVKKLQAVLAEGKPARTADLTDDEKLIARDLFLITMKPMLYVANVDEGSIADGNEFTKLVDQRAQEDGSQVVRICGAMESEISLLDPADRKEFLDAAGLEEPGLNRLIHAAYKLLGLITYFTAGVQEVRAWTIRKGTKAPGAAGVIHSDFERGFIKADTYNCEDLFRLGSEGAVKDAGLLKSEGKEYVVKDGDVMFFKFNV; encoded by the coding sequence ATGCCTTTGAATTGCGGAATTGTCGGACTGCCCAACGTGGGCAAGAGCACCATCTTCAACGCGCTGACCTCGGCCGAAGCGCAGGCGGCGAACTATCCGTTCTGCACGATCGACCCGAACGTCGGCATCGTGCCCGTGCCGGACACGCGCATGGACCGCATTGTCAGCATGGTGAAGCCGAACTCGATCGTGCCTACGACGATGGAGTTCGTCGATATTGCGGGCATCGTTGAAGGCGCGTCGAAGGGTGAAGGTCTCGGCAACCAGTTCCTCTCGCACATCCGCCAGACGGACGCGATTCTGCACGTCGTGCGCTGCTTCGCGGATGACGAGATCATTCACGTTGCCGGTGGTGTGAACCCGCTGCACGACATCGACGTCATCAACACCGAGCTGCTGCTGGCCGATCTGGAGAGCGTTGAGAAGCGCCTGGTGAAGGCCGAGAAGGCTGCCAAGCCTGCGAACGCTCCCACCTCTGCCAAGCTCGAGTTCGAGACTGTGAAGAAGCTGCAGGCCGTACTCGCCGAAGGCAAGCCCGCTCGCACCGCCGACCTCACCGATGACGAAAAACTGATCGCACGCGACCTCTTCCTCATCACCATGAAGCCGATGCTCTATGTTGCGAACGTGGACGAAGGCAGCATCGCAGACGGCAACGAGTTCACCAAGCTTGTAGACCAGCGCGCGCAGGAAGATGGTTCGCAGGTGGTGCGCATCTGCGGTGCGATGGAGTCGGAGATTTCGCTGCTCGATCCTGCGGACCGCAAGGAGTTCCTCGACGCCGCTGGCCTTGAAGAGCCGGGCCTGAATCGGCTGATCCACGCGGCCTACAAGCTGCTGGGGCTGATCACCTACTTCACCGCTGGCGTGCAGGAAGTGCGTGCGTGGACGATTCGTAAGGGTACGAAGGCGCCCGGCGCAGCAGGCGTCATCCACTCGGACTTCGAGCGCGGCTTCATCAAGGCCGACACCTACAACTGCGAAGATCTTTTCCGCCTGGGCAGCGAAGGTGCTGTGAAAGATGCTGGCCTGCTGAAGAGCGAAGGCAAGGAATACGTGGTGAAGGACGGCGACGTGATGTTCTTCAAGTTCAACGTGTAA
- a CDS encoding DUF5715 family protein, whose product MHLSKRAVFGASRVGQPVNAVALLALLLVGMLGPQAAMAMTRASRAHTRAVAQDQEPTPSRAHGGKKSSAKSKSSSSDKKNAKAVDTKKSTKSKRNRHDDDVEPVEMKRARGSKSAAKNARELAKAEPKDSLRGSRSKRGNAMELAAKEGHTPLGEERVVTHRQVRKAAPAPVEVADNDPVPAPKTVWNNAPKKLTTDDFVRATGRATTENTAFASGESHPDEMDDTQPTNTQQSIVIKQPAPKTVKAAVTAPTPASAPTLAAANRVDGFGAEGAPVPTHRTLARTMAAHKNDPLLKATPPPAPTPAPTVEETAEITDEVVKPQVMPALYSRGGRLIMPAALKGSREILVHQNQMADAAGLDRLRNEDDLQDSIEAHRLVRLPETEYLHVNGDLPVNRRYARPWTVRFASDMAKAYESRFGVALQVNSAVRTISYQLRLQRTNGNAAAVEGDTASPHLTGQAIDFGKRGMSNAQLAWMRAYLLPLMQAGKIDVEEEFQQACFHISVYRSYGGGSPKKKATSPRIETAAVRRAARDQADNAADDAQ is encoded by the coding sequence ATGCATCTCTCAAAGCGAGCCGTCTTCGGCGCTTCGCGCGTAGGCCAACCGGTCAACGCCGTCGCCCTTCTTGCGCTTCTGCTGGTGGGTATGCTCGGGCCCCAGGCCGCTATGGCCATGACGCGCGCGAGTCGTGCACACACTCGCGCCGTCGCGCAGGACCAGGAGCCGACCCCGTCGCGCGCCCACGGCGGCAAGAAGTCCAGCGCCAAGAGCAAGTCCTCTTCCTCTGACAAGAAAAACGCGAAGGCTGTGGACACGAAGAAGTCCACGAAGTCCAAGCGCAACCGCCACGACGATGATGTCGAACCGGTGGAGATGAAGCGCGCGCGCGGCAGCAAGTCTGCGGCGAAGAACGCTCGCGAGCTCGCCAAGGCGGAACCGAAGGACTCCCTGCGTGGCAGCAGGAGCAAGCGCGGCAACGCGATGGAGCTCGCCGCGAAGGAAGGCCATACGCCGCTTGGTGAAGAGCGCGTCGTAACCCACCGGCAAGTGCGCAAGGCCGCTCCCGCGCCTGTAGAAGTCGCCGACAATGACCCTGTACCCGCGCCGAAGACCGTCTGGAACAACGCGCCGAAGAAGCTGACCACGGACGACTTCGTTCGAGCCACGGGCCGCGCCACCACCGAGAACACCGCCTTCGCTTCGGGCGAGTCGCATCCGGATGAGATGGACGACACGCAGCCGACGAACACGCAGCAGAGCATCGTCATCAAGCAGCCCGCACCGAAGACAGTGAAGGCAGCCGTGACGGCCCCGACGCCCGCCAGCGCGCCGACGCTCGCAGCGGCGAACCGCGTCGATGGTTTTGGCGCAGAAGGCGCTCCGGTGCCGACGCACCGCACGCTGGCGCGCACCATGGCCGCGCACAAGAACGATCCGCTGTTGAAGGCCACGCCGCCCCCCGCGCCAACGCCTGCTCCCACGGTGGAAGAGACGGCGGAGATCACCGACGAGGTGGTGAAGCCGCAGGTGATGCCCGCGCTGTACTCGCGCGGCGGCCGCTTGATCATGCCGGCGGCGCTCAAAGGCTCGCGTGAGATTCTCGTGCACCAGAACCAGATGGCTGACGCCGCTGGGCTGGATCGTCTGCGCAACGAAGATGATCTGCAGGACTCCATCGAGGCTCACCGCCTGGTGCGTCTGCCGGAGACCGAGTATCTGCACGTCAACGGTGATCTGCCGGTGAACCGCCGCTACGCTCGTCCGTGGACGGTGCGCTTTGCGAGCGATATGGCCAAGGCCTATGAGTCGCGCTTCGGCGTGGCCTTGCAGGTGAACTCGGCCGTGCGCACGATCAGCTACCAGCTTCGCCTGCAGCGCACGAATGGTAATGCCGCTGCGGTGGAAGGCGATACCGCTTCGCCGCACCTTACCGGTCAGGCCATCGACTTCGGCAAGCGCGGCATGAGCAACGCTCAGCTGGCGTGGATGCGCGCCTACCTGCTGCCGTTGATGCAGGCGGGCAAGATCGACGTCGAGGAAGAGTTCCAGCAGGCTTGCTTCCACATCAGCGTGTACCGCTCGTATGGTGGCGGCTCGCCGAAGAAGAAGGCCACGTCGCCGCGCATCGAAACCGCTGCAGTTCGTCGTGCCGCGCGGGATCAGGCTGACAACGCGGCCGATGATGCCCAGTAG
- a CDS encoding c-type cytochrome domain-containing protein, translating into MSRSLFAALAVAAVTGTAMYASFHATPVAAQANPATPEFYTQQVKPIFVANCYKCHAGMNHRGGLSMDTKAGLMKGGHDGSVLTPGDPNSLLVKLIRHEGPANDPMPMPPKSKLTDAEIATVTAWVKAGAIMPND; encoded by the coding sequence ATGTCTCGTTCGCTGTTCGCTGCTCTTGCTGTAGCTGCTGTTACCGGAACCGCGATGTACGCGAGCTTCCACGCGACTCCCGTTGCCGCACAGGCCAACCCGGCGACGCCGGAGTTCTACACGCAACAGGTGAAGCCGATATTCGTAGCCAACTGCTACAAGTGCCACGCCGGGATGAACCACCGTGGCGGGCTTTCGATGGATACGAAGGCCGGCCTGATGAAGGGTGGCCATGATGGCTCCGTGCTGACGCCCGGCGATCCAAACTCGCTGCTGGTGAAGCTGATCCGCCACGAAGGCCCGGCGAATGACCCCATGCCGATGCCGCCCAAGAGCAAGCTGACCGATGCCGAAATCGCCACCGTCACCGCCTGGGTGAAGGCAGGGGCGATCATGCCGAACGACTAG